Genomic window (Roseivirga sp. 4D4):
GCTTTGGCAGCACTGCTTATCCTGACTTTTGCCAGTTCGCCATTGAATCCGATGATCAATTAAGTCAGGTCTCAGAGGCGACCGAGTTAGTACCCTTGCACAAAGTGAATAATGGGTCCAAAGACGAGTTTTTGAACTGGATCAATGCTTTAGGAGCAAAACTGGGTCATGAAATCGTGATTGACGAAAAGGATCTATCCGTTCCAAAAAAGAAGCAGTCGACATTCAAAGTGCTTGACAGACGTGATTCTCCCAATGCGGCAGATCAAACATTTCTGTTGGAGTTGAAAGCTTCGAAGCGTAAGCTCAAAGCATATCAATCGGGTGATCTCCTATCGATTGTGCCTCCGGAAGAAAGTCGTGAACGTTTGTACTCCATGTCGGTGGATCGTGAGGCATCAACGATTACGCTCAGCATCAGAAAGCACGAAATGGGCCTCTGCTCTAACCATTTGAGTCAGGTAAATCCAGGGAGCAAAGTTTTAGGCAACTTAAGGGCAAATCCAGACTTCCACTTCCCCAAGGAAGCACCAGGCATCATTATGATTGCTAATGGAACCGGCATCGCCCCTTACCTCGGCATGATCAATGACAGTTCTCTCAATCAGCACATTTCACTCTTTTGGGGAGGGCAAAACAAGGCTTCTTACCAACTCTATGAAGATCAATTGGAGAAAGCCAAGGCATCGGGAAAACTCAATAAAGTCATCACGGCATTTTCCAGAGAAGGTGACGAGAAACAATATGTTCAGGATGTTATTGCCAAAGAACTAGAGTCAATTACCACCGCGCTGAGCCAGGGCCATGTCATCATGATTTGTGGTGGACTTAGCATGCAGCAAGCAGTAGAAAAGGTACTGGCTGAGCATCTCAAGAAAGGATCGGGACTCACTCTTGATCACCTGAAAATGTGTGGTCAAATTAAGACCGACTGTTACTAATCAAAATTCATCCTAGTAAGTACAAAAAGAAAGAGGAACACTTGCGCGCTCCTCTCCACCATTGATTGTATGAAACAATTTAACTAATCACGATATGTGTTTATGATCTCTGTTAACTCTTGCTGAATCGCTTCACTGTCATAAGCATCTGCTTCCAACACTTTATCTCCAAGGGCGAAAATTCTCTCGTACATCACCTTCTCGTCTACTTTTCGCTTAAAGGTTAACGTGCTTTTTGAAGCAAAAACTTCATCCCATACCTGTCTTACATCAGACCAGTATTGCTTGTTTTTTGCCCACCAATCCTGAGCGTCTTTACATTCGCTGTCATCAACTTTGGTATAGGTATTCCAACCCTTCTCTTGAGCCAATAGCTTATCGCCTTTCTCTGATCGGATGACCTTATCATTGTCCTGCTCATGCACCCAACCTTCTGGTGTCAACTCCTGACGATTGGTTCTCACCATTAGATTGTAATCTGTTCGCTTAGAATACTCACGTCTTGGAAGAGGCGAATCAGCAGTATTCTCCCAATAATGTCGACCATCTACATGTACCCAGCTGGCAGAACCTTCGTAACGAAGACTACCATCTACCTGATAGACTTTTTGTGACCACTGGCCTTTGACATCCTTCTTTGAAAGTGCTTTATACTTCCAACTGTTGTCCTTATCGTAGGTATAAAAGTCTGTATTTTGATAAACCCAGTCCTGTCGCCAATGCTTCACGATCGTCTTAGGCGCAACAATCAATAGGTGTTGTAAAGAGACCTTATTCTTATCCTCTTCCACCAATTGAACCCACTCTAAACCCTTCGACTTATAGTTTTTATGGAACTCATAGCGTCTGTCTGGCGCGAAGGTCTCGGCAAATTCGAACCTCACCTTGTAGCATCCACACATTTCCTTGATAGCAGCAACATCCTGCTTCTTTTTGCTTTGTGCCCAAGTACTCATGCTTATGACACATAGGGCGATCATTAGTAATTGTTTCATATTAAATCGTATTGTATTCGTCTCTTAAATCTTTTGGCTTATTCCTCTAGTAGGTCATATTGGAATTGCGGGTTTCCTCGCTCTCCGGACTGTGCATCGACAAGTCTCGTGAAGCGGAGTTTATAGTAGTTCCCACCAGCATCTTTCACCACATAGAATATGTCATCCTTAATGCCGGTTTCGATGTTTGATCCTGGCTGCGCTACATTTCTCCAGCCGCTGCCAATAGTCGCTACTTCCGTAGAAAAATCTAGTGCTCCGATGCCACCAATCGCAAAGTCCTCATAAGTAGTACCAGCAGTGATCTCCACCATGGCCACTTCTACCCTATTGGCATTAATCAGAATGTAATCTCTGATGGCATAAGGGATAGAGATATCCGTACTCACTGGTAATAGGCTGGTGAAAATGGTGAAAGTGAAATCCCATTCATTCTTTTCAGGAACAGTGGAGATAATCCCGTTATCAAAGCTCACAGGAACGAAATCGACCTCATCATTTTTAGCGATGGTCAATTCCTGATAGTCTGTGGCATTGATCTCAGCGTACTGAAGAGTATAGCCATTTGAGCTTCTCAAGGCACGGATTTTCATCCATCCTCTAGGCGAACCGTTCGGGTTCTTGCCTCTGTTGACAATATAGACTTGGTTGTCATCAGCAGTGGCAGAAACTTCGGCAATCGCAGTCTTTGTCAGGTCTCCTGACGGATCATCAGACCAAGTCGCAGCACTGAATAACCATGCCGGTGGTGGGCCAAATAGGGCACCGAAAATAGCATCAATATTGAGCTGTGCACCAAAGCCCGCAGTATCGGCTGCCGTCACATCATTTAGATCATTCTTATCGATTGATCTGGCCAAGGTACTGGCTGAATTATTCAGAATCACTCTGAAATCGGCACCCGTATAGAAGCCTAGGTCCCAAGAGTTTCTGGCCACAGAAGTCTGGCTTTCTTTTGATAGGTCGATAAAGACTTGGTTCGGCTGCTCCGGACCACCTACGGAAGGGTCAATAATGGCTCCTGTAGCCGGTGGATCGATAGTCGGGGTGTCATCGTTAGAACAAGCTGTCATGGCTATTAAGGCAATGACGGCCAGGCAATAGGTTACTCTTTTTTGTATCATTTTACTTTAGATTATAGCTTAGTTTTAAGAAGTAGGACCTTCCATAAGATATGGGTACTGAAGGCCCTCCAGAATGGGCTCCTCCGCCCACTCCTGAATTATTGATATTGATTACATTTAAAATATTTCTTGCGCCCAGTGTCACTTCAAAGGCATTGCCCAAAGGCTGAATAATGGTAGCGTCTAGCCAATGGAAATCGTTGATTTCTCCTATGCTGACCACTTGTTGATTTTGCGCATTCGTCTCTGTGAAGTAGGACTGCAGTCTGCCTGTATACTTATAGAAAGCATTGATGGAAGTGCGACTTTTAGGAAGCTGATAGGACAAGTTGGCATTGAACTCGGGTGAATAGAAGAAAGTCGTAAGACCTTCCTCAGCCTCTGAAATCTGATTGAAACGACCGATATAAGAAAAGCCTACGTTGGCCGATAGTCGACCAATCTGTGCCTGCTGCGTGAGCGTAATACCTTGGGTTTTAAAACGCTGAATATTCAGGTAAGTGGTGCTCGTGACATCATTCACATTCTGACCCAGAGAAATCTGATCGCTGATGCTATTATAGAATAAGTTGAGGTCAACCTTCACCTTGGTCGAGACGATTTTATAGCTCGAAATGGTATTCAGGCTGAAGTGATTTGAGGTTTCGGGCGTCAAGTCTGGGTTTCCGAAAATCCTGTGATTAGAATCGACAAACTCGAAGTAAAGCTCTCGTACCGATGGCGCTCTAAAGCCTCTGCCGTAAGAGAACCTGAACTGCAGGGCCTCGCTTTGATGGTACTTAAACTGTAGTGACGGAATCAGCTGGCTACCAAAAGCACTATTGGTGGTAAAGCGAAGCCCAGGCCTAAAAGTGGCTTTGGCCAGAGGCCTCCATTCTGCGGAAGTATAAACCGCATATTCTTCGATACCCTGCGCAGCATCCAGGATTCGGCCGCCACCAACGCGTTCCAGCGAGATCTGATATCCTACCTGTAGATCAAAAGCATTCGCTGGACTCAAGAAACCTGTGCCTCCAAACTCCCAAACCCGATAGGTACTCAAATCCTGATCACCATCTCCACTGGTCAGTTGCTCCTCTCCAGTGACAATGTTCTTGCTAAAACGCCTCTTGTTTCTTTCAAAATCTGAGAAGGAGGCAAAGGCAGTATATCTATTCAGGAAGGGCAGCCTGCCTTCTGCCTGAATCTGATGGGAATAACGCCTTGAATCATAGGTTTCATCAATGGCGAAAGGCTGGTTTTCACCTGAGGGTAAAAAGTTGTTCTGCGTGGAGCCAAAGTCTTCGATCAATTCATTGAGGGCATCGAAGCGATAATGCAGCGTATGATTTCCTCCCTGGTACTTCAATAGACCATTACCCAACCATTGCCTCTTCGGATTCCATTCATGCTGCCGAAGACCAGCACCCCCTTGAAAACCGAGAAAATCATTATGCTGGGCACTTACCAATACCGACCAATGCTCATTCAGTCGGTGATTAAGGCTTAGGGACTGCACATGCCGACCCGCATCCAGTCCGACTTCATTGCCAGCGGTCTCTGACTGAATATCCAATCTGACTTCTGTGACTTCTTCAAAATCCTTTTTGGTGATCAGATTGATAACACCAGCCAATGCATTCGCACCGAAGTTCACGGCCATGGGGCCTTCTACAATTTCGATTCGCTCGATATTCTGGAGGTTGATCTGGCTTAGATCTGCGCCATTGCCATTCCCCGATCGGTTGACCAATGGAATACCGTCTACTAAGATCTTTACATTCTGGCTTGAAATACCCTGAAGGCTAATGGACGAACTGCCAATCGCCAAATCCTGACTGACTCGAATATTGAGTTGATTGCTCAGCACCTCTTGCAGGTTAAAAGCACCCCGCTGCTTGAACTCTTTTGAATCGATGGTTTGTACCCTGAAAATGGAATTGCTGGCCGCCTGAGGATTGAACTGCCCCGTTACTACCACCTGATCCAATTCCTTAGCTTTTGGCACTAGCGCAAAGGCCCTAACCCCTTCTGCATAAAGCGTATCACGATAGACTTCATAAGCCAGGTGGCTTGTCTGAATAAGGATAGGAAAAGGAAGATTTGCCACCACTGCTCCCTGGGCATTCGTTACTTCGACAGCACTTTGGTTTCCGTTCAATGACTGCAGCTTTACCACAGCCCCAGACACTGGCTTTTGAGTCTCAATATCCCTAAAGAGAAGCCCTTGGGCCAAGGCCTGAGCACCCAATAATGTGCTTATAATAAAGATCAGTGCTGCTTTTTGCATTTATTTAGAATGATTCTTAATAGATGCAAATATAGAGGGCGGGTGCTCCACCGGAAATCACTAGTGCTGGTATAAGTGAATCACTAGTGCTAGTATGCGACTCACTAGTGTTAGTAGTTTAGTCCATGGATGATGCCCGAGTTCGAAATATGGTCTTAGCGAGATGCTAAGACCAGTGGGGGCCTAGGTAACTGGTTTTAAAGATCAGCACGCACTGCAAGTGCGCACTAGGTTTAAAAACCCTGGTTCGCACTTGCAGTGCGGACCTATCTTCAATTTAAATAAAATCAATCTCTAGCTCTCCAACCTCACCAGCATACTGACGGGCTGAGGAATAGACATAATCCACAGACTCATCTACTATTCTCTCAACAACTGGGTTCTGATGGATGTAATCCAGTTTCTGTGCCAACATCTCTCCTGATAGTATTTCAATTGGGTGAAACCCGTCTTTCCATAATTTATACTCACTGCCTCGTTTCTTTCTATTCGCTTCATAAGAAAACTTATTCAGCAACCATTCCCGTCTACTCTCATTGATAGCTTTGATTTCATGAATCAGTGCTTTGGATGTGAATGTCTTAAAATCTCGAATAACATCAGGAAGTGAGACATCATCTTTCGTACTGACCAACAAATGAATGTGACTGCTCATAATTACATAAGCGTGAACTTTCAAACCCTTACGTTCAATGCAATACCTAAGTGAATTGATAACAATGTCCTTGTAAGTAGGTCGAACAAATAAGTCTACCCAACCAACTACAGTGCAGGTAATAAAGTAAACTGCTTGTGGATTACGAACCTTATACTTTTCGGACATGACTTAATTTAATCATAAAGCATAAGATCGTCCACTTATTAAATGTTCGATCGTACCTGGTTCGCACTTGTAGTGCGGACCCATCTTACAAATTACAATGTATTTTAAGATCAGCACTCACTACAAGCCTGCCTGTCGGCAGACAGGTGAGCGCTAAGACAAGAGAGTTAAAGGCTAAAATAAAAAACTAAGTATGAGACAAACAGCTAATGTCCACCAAATTCCGAGAATAACTTTGACTCCGGTAAGGTGTACCTCATCTGGTTCGCACTTGTAGTACGGACCCATATTACAAAGTATAATGTCTTTTAAGATCAGCACGCACTACAAGTGCGCGCTAGAGCAAAGCGCTAGGGTCAGAGCCTATCCCACATTCCCGATCACCTGCATGGTTTCTAGGTGCGGTGCTTCACTACCACCTTTGGGTTCGATGGTCACAGCAAAGGCGACTGCCTGGGAGGCAGTATTCTTCATTTTGATCAGTCCTTCAGCACCTAAGTCAAAGACTCCGGCATCCACCGGTTTGCCGTCAATAATGGCCCATAACTGATATTGCTGATCTTCGGACAGGGTTTTGAGGTTTTGGATATTGAGGAAGAGTTCTTCGGTCCGTTTGTTCCAGAAAACACTGGCCGAAGCTTCAAGCGCATTTTCCGTGCCTGCCATGGAAACCCTCAAAAACTCTGTATTGCTCATAATCGCCAAGTCACTCTCAATACCTTCCAGTCTTTGGTTGACCTTGTTGTATTGATCGGCCATCAGTGTATTGCTGCCTACCAATTCCGCATAAGCCTCATTGGTAGACTTCCACTTGGCACGATAGTCATAGGCCATATAGCCGCTGATTAAGGCGAGCGCGACAGAAGCGGCTACCAGATACTTCCAAGACGATGGCTGTTGCATGGCTACCACTTTAGTTTCCTTGGAAGGAGTTTCGGCAGGTGCCGCATCTTCAATACCAGATAATATGGCATCCTTCAAGCCTGAAGGTGGCGCCACGGCCGTTTTCATAGCAACAGCTTCCAAAGACAGCTCGATTGCTTCAAGTTCGGCTTGCAGCTCAGGATATTGGTTCAACATATCCTCCACGCCTTTCCGTTCTTCAGCAGAGAGGGTGTCAAGGGCATAAGCCTCTAAGATTCCTGACGATATGTACTTTTTTATATCCAAGCTATTCCAGTCGCTTTCTTAAATGTTTTAATGCAGATCTCAATCTGGTTTTGACCGTTCCCAGAGGAATATCAAACTCTTCAGCGATCTCCGAATGTGTAAAACCTTCGAAATATACTTTAAGCAAAACAAATCGCTGCTCTTCTGCCAGGTCATTCATGAGTTCTTTTACACCAATGCCATCAATGGGAAGTTCGCTTTGATTTTGACTATCAATCGTATATACGTAGTCATCAATCGAATCAGTTTTAGCCGATCGGTTGATTTCTTTGGACCTCACCTTATCGATGGCCGCATTTCGGGCCATGTTGAGCATCCAGGTAAAGAAACGCCCCTTTTTGGAGTCGTATTGATCTATTTTATTCCAGATTTTCATGAAGATGTCCTGCACGACTTCGGTAGACAGCTCTTCACTCTGGACAATTCTCTCCACAGTACCATACAAAGCGGCCCCGTACTTATCATAGAGATAAGCCAGGGCCTCTTTGTCCTGACCTTTGAGCCGGAGAACTAATTCGTTCTCGTCAATATGGTTGGGTACAGGAGAAATATATAATCTTGTTTACAAGTGAATTACTTCATCGTAAGCCGCAGCTGCAGCTTCCATCACTGCCTCAGACATAGTAGGGTGAGGGTGAACCGTCTTGATGATCTCGTGACCTGTTGTCTCCAGCTTTCTAGCCGCCACAACTTCAGCGATCATCTCCGTTACATTGGCACCAATCATGTGTGCCCCTAGCCACTCACCATACTTAGCATCGAAAATTACTTTTACGAAACCATCGCTAGCGCCCGCAGCTTTTGCCTTACCTGATGCTGAGAATGGGAATTTACCCACTTTCACATCATAACCGGCTTCCTTGGCTGCCTTTTCAGTATAACCGACAGAAGCAACTTCAGGGCTACAGTAAGTACAACCTGGGATGTTATTGTAATCCAATGGTTCAGCATCCATGCCTGAAATCTTCTCTACACAGATAATACCTTCGGCCGAAGCAACGTGGGCCAAAGCTGGACCATGAACAATATCACCAATCGCGTAAACACCAGGGATATTGGTTTTGTAGTAATCATCTACGATCACTTTGCCTTTATCCGTAGCCACACCAACATCTTCCAGACCAATGCCTTCTAGGTTGGTAGAAACGCCTACTGCAGAAAGTACTACATCTACTTCAAGCACTTCTTCGCCTTTCTTAGTTTTCACATGCACCTTGCACTTCGCGCCTTTGGTATCTACCGAAGTCACCTCAGAGCTGGTCATGATTTTCATCTTAGACTTCTTGTAGGTTCTCTCTAATTGCTTAGAAACTTCCTCGTCTTCTACAGGAACAATACGATCCATATACTCAACGATGGTCACTTTAGTACCAATAGAATGGTAGAAGTAAGCGAACTCAACACCAATAGCACCAGAACCCACAATCACCATGGACTCAGGCTGCTTGTCCAATACCATTGCTTCGCGGTAACCGATAATCTTTTTACCATCGATCGGCAGGTTAGGCAATTGTCTTGAACGACCACCTGTTGCCAAAATGATGTGATCAGCAGAATAGTCTACTTTCGAACCGTCTTCCGCAGTCACTTCTACCTTTTTACCGGCTTTCAGCTTACCGAAACCAGCAATATGATCGATTTTATTTTTCTTGAATAGAAACTGGATGCCCTTGCTCATACCTGCAGCAACGTCACGGCTTCTTTTCACCATGCCGTCAAAATCGGCCTCAGCTCCTTCAATCTTGATTCCATAATCCTGTGCATGCTGCACATATTCAAATACTTGAGCACTCTTCAAAAGTGCTTTGGTAGGAATACATCCCCAGTTCAGGCAAATTCCACCTAGCTCTGAACGCTCAACCACACCTACTTTCATACCGAGCTGAGATGCTCGAATCGCTGCCACATATCCTCCAGGGCCACTTCCAATGACTATTAAATCGTATTTCGTTGCCATATTTCTATTTGATTTTTCTCGTTTTGAAGAGCCGCAAAGTTAAGCCAAATCCAATGACAAAAAAATACTGGAATTGTATGAGTTAATCCTTTTGGTTTTATTTGAAGATTGATTTCGGTGAGCACAAAACCGAAAGCTTAATTTTTGACTTCAAAACAATTTATATGGGTCTTTTAGATGGAAAAACTGCTTTAGTAACTGGTGCTTCAAAGGGCATTGGCAAAGCAATAGCAACTGCCTATGCACAACAGGGTGCAAATGTGGCTTTTACTTACCTCTCAAGTGTTGAAAGAGGACAGGCATTAGAAGCCGAACTTGCTGCCTTTGGTACTAAAGTGAAAGGTTTTCGTTCCAATGCAGCTGAATTTGATGCAGCTGAGCAACTGGTGAATGATGTAGTAGCCGAATTCGGTTCGCTCGATGTCATCGTAAACAACGCAGGTATCACACGTGATAATCTCTTAATGAGAATGACAGAAGAAATGTGGGACGAGGTGATCAACGTGAACCTTAAGTCTTGTTTCAACACCGTGAAAGCGGCCACCAGAACAATGATGAAACAACGTGCCGGATCGATCATTAACATCACTTCTGTAGTCGGTGTGAAAGGAAATGCAGGTCAAGCCAACTATGCTGCTTCTAAAGCGGGTATCATCGGTTTCACCAAATCAGTCGCCCTTGAACTAGGCTCAAGAGGCATCCGATCTAATGCTATTGCTCCCGGTTTTATCGAAACGGAGATGACAGATCAGTTGGATGAAAAGACCGTTCAGGGATGGAGAGATGGTATTCCATTGAAGCGTGGTGGTTCACCTGAAGATGTGGCCAATGCATGCGTTTTCTTAGCATCAGATATGTCTGCTTATATGACAGGACAGACCCTTGTTGTAGATGGCGGCATGATGACCTAAGCGCCATTCATAAAATTCATTTACAATTTTCGAATCGGTTAATGGCTTATTTACGTTGTTATGCGTTATACTGTCATTAACCGATTTTACTTAGGCTTCTAAGCATTGTATAACCTTTCTACACTCCTTTCCAAGATTTCACTTCAGACAGAGTTCTCATCGTGGTTTATACCATTATGTCTGTTGGTTGGTGCAGGATATGCAGTACTGTTATACACGAAAAACTCTCCTTGGAGCAAATCTGTTAACCGACTCTTAGCAGGACTTCGCTTCGCCCTGATCAGCATCATGTGCTTTTTGATTTTGGGACCTCTGCTGAATCAAATCGAATTCTTTGAGGAAAAGCCGATCGTTGTACTGGCGGTAGATGATTCTGCTTCCCTACCCGATGGTTATGATTCCACCCAATTTATTGAGGTAAGAAATCAAGTGGCTACTATGGCCGATCGATTAGAAGATGCCGATCTTGATGTCCGTATCAGGGGAATAGAAAGCTATTATGACAATGCTTCTGACATTCAGTTCGATCAGCAAGCGACCAACCTTCATGGTATACTGAAAGGCGTTCGGCAGGATTTTGAACAACAAAACCTGGTCGGCACCATACTTTTAAGTGACGGCATTCACAATTATGGCAGTTCGCCACAATTCCTCACCTTGAACTACCCCGTTTTCAGCGTGGGTGTAGGCGATACCATCCCTGCGCGTGATCTGAGTATCAAGCGCATTAACTATAACAAAGTAGTTTATCAGGGTAATCAATTCCCTTTGGTAGTAGACATTTATAATAATGGTTATGTAGATGAGAATGTCAGTGTCGAAGTAAGAAAGCGAGGCGCTTTGGTGAGTTCTCAAAACCTCAGTCTCAAGGGTGATCAGGAAGTGAATAGCCTCGAATTTATTCTGGATGCGGAGACCATTGGCGTTGAAGCCTATAATATTGTCATCGTACCAAAAGAAGGCGAAAGCTCTACCGTCAACAATACCAGAAGGGCCTTTATTGAGACAGTTGATAGCAAACAAAAAATACTGATCGCTGCGGCATCGCCTCATCCTGATGTGAAAGCCCTGAAAAGCCTGATTGAATCAAAAGAAGGCACGGAAGTGCAAATCTACCTGGACGGCATTACCGAAGATACCCCTGACGGACCATTCGATTTGCTGATCATGCATCAGCTTCCTGGCGTCACAGATTTACCTCCTTGGTTAAACAGTTGGCTTGACAAAACGAACACTTGGTTTATTACGGGTACCGGGTCATTGAACACCATGAACCAAACCAATCCAGTGATTAGCTATCAGAGCTTCGGGCAATCTGATCTGGTTGGTGGAAACTTGAACCCCAATTTCGAGCTATTCTCTATTGACGAAACACTCCTTAGTCGAGGAAGAGACTATCCACCGATAAGAGCCCCTTACGGACAGTTTACCTTGAAAAACAATGCCAATATCTTCCTCTATCAAAAAATTGGTAATGTGCAGACCAACAGACCGCTGCTAAGTATTTACAATGGGGATGAGAGAAAGTCTGCAGTACTTTCAGGTAGTGGCATATGGAAATGGAAACTTCAGGAAAGTGGCCTGTATGAAACCCCTGAACTGTTTAATGAATTGTTCGGCAAGCTGATTCAATACCTGGCAACCAAGGACGACAAGAGAAATTTTAGAGTCAGTACCACGGAAGAAAGCTATTTCGAAAGTGAGCCTGTGGAATTCAATACCGAAGTCTATAATGAGCTATTTGAAAAAGTCTACGACTATAATATCG
Coding sequences:
- a CDS encoding anti-sigma factor domain-containing protein, whose product is MDIKKYISSGILEAYALDTLSAEERKGVEDMLNQYPELQAELEAIELSLEAVAMKTAVAPPSGLKDAILSGIEDAAPAETPSKETKVVAMQQPSSWKYLVAASVALALISGYMAYDYRAKWKSTNEAYAELVGSNTLMADQYNKVNQRLEGIESDLAIMSNTEFLRVSMAGTENALEASASVFWNKRTEELFLNIQNLKTLSEDQQYQLWAIIDGKPVDAGVFDLGAEGLIKMKNTASQAVAFAVTIEPKGGSEAPHLETMQVIGNVG
- a CDS encoding REP-associated tyrosine transposase, which codes for MSEKYKVRNPQAVYFITCTVVGWVDLFVRPTYKDIVINSLRYCIERKGLKVHAYVIMSSHIHLLVSTKDDVSLPDVIRDFKTFTSKALIHEIKAINESRREWLLNKFSYEANRKKRGSEYKLWKDGFHPIEILSGEMLAQKLDYIHQNPVVERIVDESVDYVYSSARQYAGEVGELEIDFI
- a CDS encoding DUF6607 family protein; translation: MKQLLMIALCVISMSTWAQSKKKQDVAAIKEMCGCYKVRFEFAETFAPDRRYEFHKNYKSKGLEWVQLVEEDKNKVSLQHLLIVAPKTIVKHWRQDWVYQNTDFYTYDKDNSWKYKALSKKDVKGQWSQKVYQVDGSLRYEGSASWVHVDGRHYWENTADSPLPRREYSKRTDYNLMVRTNRQELTPEGWVHEQDNDKVIRSEKGDKLLAQEKGWNTYTKVDDSECKDAQDWWAKNKQYWSDVRQVWDEVFASKSTLTFKRKVDEKVMYERIFALGDKVLEADAYDSEAIQQELTEIINTYRD
- the lpdA gene encoding dihydrolipoyl dehydrogenase; its protein translation is MATKYDLIVIGSGPGGYVAAIRASQLGMKVGVVERSELGGICLNWGCIPTKALLKSAQVFEYVQHAQDYGIKIEGAEADFDGMVKRSRDVAAGMSKGIQFLFKKNKIDHIAGFGKLKAGKKVEVTAEDGSKVDYSADHIILATGGRSRQLPNLPIDGKKIIGYREAMVLDKQPESMVIVGSGAIGVEFAYFYHSIGTKVTIVEYMDRIVPVEDEEVSKQLERTYKKSKMKIMTSSEVTSVDTKGAKCKVHVKTKKGEEVLEVDVVLSAVGVSTNLEGIGLEDVGVATDKGKVIVDDYYKTNIPGVYAIGDIVHGPALAHVASAEGIICVEKISGMDAEPLDYNNIPGCTYCSPEVASVGYTEKAAKEAGYDVKVGKFPFSASGKAKAAGASDGFVKVIFDAKYGEWLGAHMIGANVTEMIAEVVAARKLETTGHEIIKTVHPHPTMSEAVMEAAAAAYDEVIHL
- a CDS encoding VWA domain-containing protein, with the translated sequence MYNLSTLLSKISLQTEFSSWFIPLCLLVGAGYAVLLYTKNSPWSKSVNRLLAGLRFALISIMCFLILGPLLNQIEFFEEKPIVVLAVDDSASLPDGYDSTQFIEVRNQVATMADRLEDADLDVRIRGIESYYDNASDIQFDQQATNLHGILKGVRQDFEQQNLVGTILLSDGIHNYGSSPQFLTLNYPVFSVGVGDTIPARDLSIKRINYNKVVYQGNQFPLVVDIYNNGYVDENVSVEVRKRGALVSSQNLSLKGDQEVNSLEFILDAETIGVEAYNIVIVPKEGESSTVNNTRRAFIETVDSKQKILIAAASPHPDVKALKSLIESKEGTEVQIYLDGITEDTPDGPFDLLIMHQLPGVTDLPPWLNSWLDKTNTWFITGTGSLNTMNQTNPVISYQSFGQSDLVGGNLNPNFELFSIDETLLSRGRDYPPIRAPYGQFTLKNNANIFLYQKIGNVQTNRPLLSIYNGDERKSAVLSGSGIWKWKLQESGLYETPELFNELFGKLIQYLATKDDKRNFRVSTTEESYFESEPVEFNTEVYNELFEKVYDYNIDLKVTNSENETVEYNYVNTPTENYQLNGLTPGVYRYTASTSLAGNREVASGSFAVQKLALEDIDLTANFQLLRNISNNSEGQFFPFSQADQAVDAIEALNPKPLARSNERLNPIIHNPWILLLLLVLLSVEWFTRKYHGSY
- a CDS encoding TonB-dependent receptor plug domain-containing protein — protein: MQKAALIFIISTLLGAQALAQGLLFRDIETQKPVSGAVVKLQSLNGNQSAVEVTNAQGAVVANLPFPILIQTSHLAYEVYRDTLYAEGVRAFALVPKAKELDQVVVTGQFNPQAASNSIFRVQTIDSKEFKQRGAFNLQEVLSNQLNIRVSQDLAIGSSSISLQGISSQNVKILVDGIPLVNRSGNGNGADLSQINLQNIERIEIVEGPMAVNFGANALAGVINLITKKDFEEVTEVRLDIQSETAGNEVGLDAGRHVQSLSLNHRLNEHWSVLVSAQHNDFLGFQGGAGLRQHEWNPKRQWLGNGLLKYQGGNHTLHYRFDALNELIEDFGSTQNNFLPSGENQPFAIDETYDSRRYSHQIQAEGRLPFLNRYTAFASFSDFERNKRRFSKNIVTGEEQLTSGDGDQDLSTYRVWEFGGTGFLSPANAFDLQVGYQISLERVGGGRILDAAQGIEEYAVYTSAEWRPLAKATFRPGLRFTTNSAFGSQLIPSLQFKYHQSEALQFRFSYGRGFRAPSVRELYFEFVDSNHRIFGNPDLTPETSNHFSLNTISSYKIVSTKVKVDLNLFYNSISDQISLGQNVNDVTSTTYLNIQRFKTQGITLTQQAQIGRLSANVGFSYIGRFNQISEAEEGLTTFFYSPEFNANLSYQLPKSRTSINAFYKYTGRLQSYFTETNAQNQQVVSIGEINDFHWLDATIIQPLGNAFEVTLGARNILNVININNSGVGGGAHSGGPSVPISYGRSYFLKLSYNLK
- the fabG gene encoding 3-oxoacyl-[acyl-carrier-protein] reductase is translated as MGLLDGKTALVTGASKGIGKAIATAYAQQGANVAFTYLSSVERGQALEAELAAFGTKVKGFRSNAAEFDAAEQLVNDVVAEFGSLDVIVNNAGITRDNLLMRMTEEMWDEVINVNLKSCFNTVKAATRTMMKQRAGSIINITSVVGVKGNAGQANYAASKAGIIGFTKSVALELGSRGIRSNAIAPGFIETEMTDQLDEKTVQGWRDGIPLKRGGSPEDVANACVFLASDMSAYMTGQTLVVDGGMMT
- a CDS encoding HmuY family protein, whose product is MIQKRVTYCLAVIALIAMTACSNDDTPTIDPPATGAIIDPSVGGPEQPNQVFIDLSKESQTSVARNSWDLGFYTGADFRVILNNSASTLARSIDKNDLNDVTAADTAGFGAQLNIDAIFGALFGPPPAWLFSAATWSDDPSGDLTKTAIAEVSATADDNQVYIVNRGKNPNGSPRGWMKIRALRSSNGYTLQYAEINATDYQELTIAKNDEVDFVPVSFDNGIISTVPEKNEWDFTFTIFTSLLPVSTDISIPYAIRDYILINANRVEVAMVEITAGTTYEDFAIGGIGALDFSTEVATIGSGWRNVAQPGSNIETGIKDDIFYVVKDAGGNYYKLRFTRLVDAQSGERGNPQFQYDLLEE
- a CDS encoding RNA polymerase sigma factor; this encodes MSPVPNHIDENELVLRLKGQDKEALAYLYDKYGAALYGTVERIVQSEELSTEVVQDIFMKIWNKIDQYDSKKGRFFTWMLNMARNAAIDKVRSKEINRSAKTDSIDDYVYTIDSQNQSELPIDGIGVKELMNDLAEEQRFVLLKVYFEGFTHSEIAEEFDIPLGTVKTRLRSALKHLRKRLE